The Thiosulfativibrio zosterae genome has a window encoding:
- the rsxC gene encoding electron transport complex subunit RsxC, translating to MKYTPIAIPKPKKRKPKLLLWFGEIYSYLYPMAKRWTHHFHGGVFPKYNKELSNSHPLKSDYIPQTLTLPLQQHVGVAAEPLVSVGERVLKNQRIADTDKGLSAPIHAPTSGIITAIENRVIPHVSGMSAPCIVITPDFKDEAIHNALAVNGEWPETPDALKTIVHNAGIVGMGGAGFPTFAKLPKKAGQIHTLLINGAECEPFITCDDLLMQIKAQEIVQGALIVAKALGSTKAICGIESNKPQAIAAMKKAAQGTLVEIRKVPTVYPMGGQKQLTQELTGIEIPAHAHAVDIGLLMMNVATYTAIYQAVVHGNPLTSRFVTVSGLGLNEPYNIDTLLGTSFEDLANQAKPKVALDYPLIMGGPMMGVKMPNNQVPVIKTTNCVLANPPEPVEEALPCIRCGECMDACPINLLPQQMYWYARAEEYQQVEKLKIADCIECGCCSFVCPSHIPLVQYYRHAKAEIKILKQEEKATELAKQRHEAKLARIEREQAEKEARLKAKKEAVKQQAADKAQAEPAPQSDKPKPAGGAAAAAARAAAARQKAAGKSHQHPVSDVAPGQATDLTAPVSAPNTAESVATAVPSARDKAIEAAKKRAATKAAAAVTPSQTEEASESTTPSAIAVRKAAMAAARQHTKTPNAEQSTANEPTLVDKRQAAVEAAKARALAKKQAAATPTEEATEPSTQIMAETAEPAEPSLVDKRQAAVEAAKARALAKKQAASPTTSTPEVAELLSSSADVKADLSDEPFAESTAVETPLMPTESAADKRKAAMAAAQQKAAERKAAQLAKSAQEDA from the coding sequence ATGAAATATACGCCGATTGCCATCCCAAAACCCAAAAAACGCAAACCTAAATTATTGCTATGGTTTGGTGAGATTTACTCCTATTTATACCCTATGGCTAAGCGCTGGACCCACCATTTTCACGGTGGCGTTTTTCCAAAATACAATAAAGAGCTCAGCAATAGTCATCCGCTTAAGTCGGACTATATTCCACAGACTCTAACGCTACCTTTACAGCAACATGTGGGCGTCGCTGCCGAACCTTTGGTAAGTGTTGGGGAACGCGTTCTCAAAAACCAACGCATCGCCGATACCGATAAAGGGCTAAGCGCACCCATTCATGCGCCCACTTCGGGCATCATTACTGCCATTGAAAACCGTGTGATTCCGCATGTTTCTGGTATGAGTGCACCCTGTATTGTGATTACGCCAGACTTTAAAGACGAAGCCATTCACAATGCTTTAGCCGTTAATGGCGAATGGCCAGAAACCCCCGATGCGCTTAAAACCATTGTGCATAATGCCGGTATAGTCGGTATGGGTGGTGCAGGTTTTCCAACCTTTGCCAAACTGCCCAAAAAAGCTGGGCAAATTCACACACTATTAATCAATGGTGCGGAATGTGAGCCTTTTATTACCTGTGACGATCTGCTCATGCAAATCAAAGCCCAAGAAATTGTGCAAGGTGCCCTGATTGTCGCCAAGGCATTGGGCTCAACCAAAGCCATTTGTGGGATAGAGAGCAATAAACCTCAAGCCATCGCCGCCATGAAAAAAGCCGCGCAAGGCACCTTGGTTGAAATTCGTAAAGTCCCCACGGTTTATCCAATGGGCGGTCAAAAACAGCTGACTCAAGAGCTCACCGGTATCGAAATCCCAGCCCATGCCCATGCGGTTGATATCGGTTTATTGATGATGAATGTCGCCACCTATACCGCCATTTATCAAGCCGTCGTACATGGCAACCCCTTAACCTCGCGTTTTGTGACAGTTTCTGGACTGGGTCTTAATGAGCCTTACAACATAGACACCTTGTTGGGCACCTCTTTTGAAGACCTTGCCAATCAAGCAAAACCCAAAGTGGCATTAGATTACCCATTGATTATGGGCGGCCCTATGATGGGGGTAAAAATGCCCAATAATCAAGTGCCTGTGATTAAAACCACCAACTGTGTTTTGGCAAACCCTCCTGAACCGGTTGAAGAAGCTCTACCTTGTATTCGCTGTGGCGAATGTATGGATGCCTGCCCAATTAATTTATTGCCGCAACAAATGTATTGGTATGCGCGCGCTGAAGAATATCAACAGGTCGAAAAACTGAAAATTGCCGACTGTATTGAATGTGGGTGTTGCTCTTTTGTATGTCCAAGCCATATTCCATTGGTGCAGTACTATCGCCATGCCAAGGCCGAAATAAAGATTCTCAAACAAGAAGAAAAAGCCACCGAACTTGCCAAACAAAGACACGAAGCCAAACTTGCCCGTATAGAACGCGAGCAGGCAGAAAAAGAAGCGCGTTTAAAAGCCAAAAAAGAAGCTGTTAAACAACAAGCGGCTGATAAAGCTCAGGCAGAACCCGCACCGCAATCGGATAAACCCAAACCTGCCGGTGGTGCGGCCGCGGCAGCCGCTAGAGCCGCCGCTGCGCGTCAAAAAGCAGCGGGTAAAAGTCATCAGCATCCGGTCAGCGATGTTGCGCCAGGTCAAGCGACTGATTTAACTGCGCCGGTTTCTGCACCTAATACAGCAGAATCGGTAGCAACCGCAGTGCCTTCTGCCAGAGATAAAGCCATCGAAGCCGCTAAAAAGCGCGCCGCAACTAAAGCAGCTGCAGCAGTAACGCCTTCACAAACCGAAGAAGCTTCAGAATCAACAACGCCTTCTGCCATTGCCGTTAGAAAAGCAGCCATGGCAGCAGCACGCCAACATACCAAAACGCCTAATGCCGAACAATCAACAGCCAATGAACCTACTTTAGTGGATAAACGCCAAGCGGCGGTTGAGGCTGCTAAAGCCAGAGCTCTCGCCAAAAAGCAAGCCGCTGCAACACCAACGGAAGAAGCCACCGAACCATCTACCCAAATAATGGCAGAGACGGCAGAGCCAGCGGAGCCGTCATTGGTAGACAAACGCCAAGCGGCGGTTGAAGCCGCTAAAGCCAGAGCTTTGGCCAAAAAACAAGCCGCATCTCCTACAACATCAACCCCTGAAGTGGCCGAGTTATTGTCGTCTTCAGCAGATGTTAAAGCTGATTTAAGTGATGAACCTTTTGCAGAATCCACCGCTGTTGAAACTCCGTTAATGCCCACTGAGTCTGCTGCAGATAAGCGCAAAGCCGCCATGGCCGCTGCGCAACAAAAAGCTGCCGAACGCAAGGCGGCACAACTGGCCAAATCCGCCCAAGAGGACGCTTAA
- the rsxB gene encoding electron transport complex subunit RsxB — translation MLEALLIFLGLSLLFGLLLGYGSIRFKVEGNPIAESIDKVLPQTQCGQCGYPGCKPYAEALANGEAEVNFCIPGGNEVMILISEITHREPKEMDAVPEDKPRKITAFIDEDLCIGCTHCIKECPVDAIMGATKLMHTVIQQECTGCEKCIPVCPVDCIEMRPEETTLKNWAWPKPEESSLTGGLK, via the coding sequence ATGTTAGAAGCGCTACTCATTTTCTTAGGCTTATCACTGCTATTTGGTTTACTGCTGGGCTATGGTTCGATTCGCTTTAAAGTCGAAGGCAATCCGATTGCAGAATCCATTGATAAGGTATTGCCCCAAACCCAATGTGGACAATGCGGGTATCCGGGCTGTAAACCCTATGCCGAAGCGCTTGCTAATGGCGAGGCTGAAGTGAATTTTTGTATTCCCGGTGGCAATGAGGTGATGATTTTAATTTCTGAAATCACCCATCGTGAACCCAAAGAAATGGATGCCGTGCCAGAAGACAAACCGCGCAAAATCACCGCATTTATTGATGAAGACCTTTGCATTGGTTGTACCCACTGCATTAAAGAGTGCCCAGTGGATGCCATAATGGGCGCAACCAAACTCATGCACACCGTCATTCAACAAGAATGCACTGGCTGCGAAAAATGTATTCCGGTCTGCCCTGTGGACTGCATTGAAATGCGTCCTGAAGAAACCACACTTAAAAACTGGGCTTGGCCAAAACCTGAAGAGTCATCTTTAACAGGTGGACTAAAATGA
- the rsxA gene encoding electron transport complex subunit RsxA: MTDYLLIIISTVLVNNFVLVKFLGLCPFMGVSKKTDAALGMGLATTFVMTLSSVLSYLIYTYLLEPFHLEFLQTIGFILAIAAVVGFTEMAIHKTSPALYQVLGIYLPLITTNCAVLGVALLNVGEKNNFLESAFYGFGAAVGFTLVMILFASIRERVEYADVPKPFRGAPIALITAGLMSVAFMGFGGLVK; encoded by the coding sequence ATGACAGATTACCTACTCATTATTATCAGTACCGTTTTGGTCAACAACTTTGTATTGGTCAAATTTTTGGGCTTATGTCCTTTCATGGGTGTGTCCAAAAAAACAGATGCCGCTTTAGGTATGGGGCTCGCTACTACATTTGTGATGACACTTTCTTCCGTGTTGAGCTACCTCATTTACACCTACTTGCTAGAACCCTTTCACTTAGAGTTTTTGCAAACCATCGGTTTTATTTTGGCTATTGCAGCGGTCGTCGGATTTACTGAAATGGCCATTCATAAAACCAGCCCAGCGCTCTATCAAGTATTGGGTATTTATTTGCCACTCATTACCACCAATTGTGCTGTTTTGGGCGTTGCGCTGCTAAATGTTGGCGAAAAAAATAACTTTTTAGAGTCTGCATTTTACGGTTTTGGTGCTGCGGTGGGCTTCACTTTAGTCATGATATTATTTGCTTCAATTCGCGAGCGTGTTGAATACGCGGATGTACCCAAACCCTTTCGTGGCGCACCCATTGCCCTGATTACTGCCGGACTCATGTCTGTGGCCTTTATGGGCTTTGGCGGTTTGGTCAAATAA
- the metG gene encoding methionine--tRNA ligase — protein sequence MSSSTNQAKRKILITSALPYANGPIHLGHLVEYIQTDIWARFQKMRGHNCIYVCADDAHGTPIMLRAQSEGITPEALIARVSEEHQTDFAGFNIGFDQYHSTNSPENKHFASYIYTQLKEQGHISRKTISQFYDPEKAMFLPDRFIKGTCPKCGTEDQYGDNCEACGATYSPTELINPKSAVSGATPIEKDTDHLFFELSHFEEMLKDWTHKGHLQTQIANKLDEWFESGLRGWDISRDAPYFGFEIPGETDKYFYVWLDAPVGYMASFKAYCDKTGTSFDDFWAQDSDAEVYHFIGKDIIYFHALFWPAMLSGAGFRTPNAIFAHGFLTVDGQKMSKSRGTFIMAITYLKHLNPEYLRYYFAAKLSSRIDDIDLNLEDFAQRVNSDLVGKVVNIASRCAGFVVKKFDGKLATTWSDRAAGLVAQAAAQADKIADLYEARDYGQAMREIMAIADLANEYIDETAPWVLAKQEGKEAELHESVTVGINLFRIIMTYLAPVLPETAAKSKDFLQLDVMDWNSVQTPLLGHQISAFKALMQRVDKDAIDKMIEDSRQSLAAPKATEAPKVVAKSKAEKPEKTASTQATGFEALAPEVTIEDFLKLDLRVAKIINAEAVPEAEKLLKLTLDLGFEQRQVFAGIKSAYQAEDLIGRTTVMVANLKPRKMRFGMSEGMVLAPGPGGADIFLLTPDEGALPGMRVK from the coding sequence ATGTCGTCATCGACCAATCAAGCCAAACGCAAAATTTTAATTACCAGCGCCTTGCCTTATGCCAATGGCCCGATTCACTTGGGGCACTTGGTAGAGTATATCCAAACTGACATTTGGGCGCGTTTTCAAAAAATGCGTGGCCATAATTGTATTTATGTTTGTGCAGATGACGCTCATGGCACGCCTATTATGTTACGTGCTCAATCCGAAGGTATTACGCCTGAAGCCTTAATTGCACGAGTATCAGAAGAACACCAAACAGATTTTGCTGGTTTTAATATTGGCTTTGACCAATATCACAGCACCAACTCACCCGAAAACAAGCACTTTGCCAGTTACATTTACACCCAGTTAAAAGAACAAGGCCATATCAGCCGCAAAACCATTTCGCAGTTCTATGATCCCGAAAAAGCCATGTTCTTGCCAGACCGTTTTATTAAAGGCACTTGTCCTAAATGTGGCACTGAAGACCAATACGGTGACAACTGTGAAGCCTGTGGTGCAACCTATAGCCCCACCGAACTCATTAATCCAAAATCAGCGGTTTCTGGTGCAACCCCCATTGAAAAAGACACGGACCACCTATTCTTTGAATTGTCGCATTTTGAAGAAATGCTTAAAGACTGGACTCACAAAGGCCACTTACAAACCCAAATCGCTAATAAACTCGATGAATGGTTTGAATCTGGTTTGCGCGGATGGGATATTTCAAGAGATGCGCCCTATTTCGGATTTGAAATTCCAGGCGAAACCGACAAATACTTTTATGTTTGGCTAGATGCGCCGGTGGGTTATATGGCCAGTTTTAAAGCTTATTGCGACAAAACTGGCACAAGCTTTGATGATTTCTGGGCACAAGACTCAGATGCTGAGGTTTACCATTTTATCGGTAAAGACATCATCTACTTCCACGCGCTTTTCTGGCCTGCTATGTTGTCTGGAGCTGGTTTTAGAACCCCTAATGCCATTTTTGCGCATGGCTTCTTAACAGTTGATGGCCAAAAAATGTCTAAGTCGCGCGGCACTTTTATTATGGCCATCACCTACTTAAAACATTTAAACCCAGAATACTTACGCTATTATTTTGCTGCAAAACTCTCAAGTCGCATTGATGATATTGACTTAAACCTTGAGGATTTTGCACAACGCGTCAACTCAGACTTGGTCGGTAAAGTCGTCAATATCGCCAGCCGTTGCGCTGGGTTTGTGGTCAAAAAATTTGACGGCAAACTGGCGACTACTTGGTCTGACAGAGCCGCAGGATTGGTTGCACAAGCCGCCGCTCAAGCAGACAAAATTGCAGACCTTTACGAAGCTCGAGATTATGGTCAAGCCATGCGTGAAATTATGGCGATTGCCGATCTAGCCAATGAATACATTGACGAAACCGCGCCTTGGGTACTGGCTAAACAAGAAGGCAAAGAGGCTGAATTACATGAATCTGTCACGGTAGGTATTAACCTATTTAGAATCATCATGACTTATTTAGCGCCCGTGTTACCAGAAACCGCGGCCAAGTCAAAAGACTTTTTACAGTTGGATGTAATGGATTGGAACAGCGTCCAAACGCCCTTACTCGGCCATCAAATCAGCGCCTTTAAAGCGCTCATGCAACGCGTTGACAAAGATGCCATCGACAAAATGATAGAAGACTCTCGTCAAAGCCTTGCTGCCCCTAAAGCTACGGAAGCACCTAAAGTGGTTGCTAAATCAAAAGCTGAAAAGCCAGAAAAAACAGCATCAACTCAGGCAACTGGCTTTGAAGCGCTTGCGCCTGAGGTGACAATTGAAGACTTCTTAAAACTAGATTTGCGTGTTGCCAAAATCATCAACGCCGAAGCCGTGCCAGAAGCAGAAAAACTTTTAAAGCTCACTTTAGATTTAGGGTTTGAACAACGCCAAGTGTTTGCGGGCATTAAATCAGCCTATCAAGCTGAAGACTTAATTGGCCGCACCACCGTCATGGTCGCCAATTTAAAACCCCGAAAAATGCGTTTTGGCATGTCCGAAGGCATGGTATTAGCACCAGGACCAGGTGGGGCAGATATTTTTCTACTCACGCCTGACGAAGGCGCGTTACCAGGAATGCGTGTAAAATAA
- a CDS encoding STAS domain-containing protein, which produces MSVTSEVLNDEVKVMIDGNFDIGCYEDFNAVVTQNMGGQRVFVIDLSRTTYLDSSALGMLLLLREKVGGDTSRMRLVNVSESVLKVLKMAKFDMLFSIN; this is translated from the coding sequence ATGTCTGTTACAAGTGAAGTTTTAAATGATGAAGTTAAGGTCATGATCGATGGTAACTTTGATATCGGTTGCTATGAGGACTTTAACGCAGTTGTCACTCAGAATATGGGTGGGCAGCGTGTCTTTGTGATAGACCTTTCTAGAACAACTTATTTAGACAGTTCAGCATTAGGGATGCTACTTTTGCTAAGAGAAAAAGTTGGCGGAGATACTTCTAGAATGCGTTTGGTTAATGTCAGTGAGTCAGTTTTAAAGGTTCTTAAAATGGCTAAGTTTGATATGCTTTTTAGCATTAATTAA
- a CDS encoding outer membrane protein assembly factor BamD has protein sequence MIRFLILCYFTQKMNKLLLSLILIPLLSLQGCSLIQKDESEWTVQEFYDHAKEAFDDQQWDTATQYYEKLKAYFPYGKYAEQSYLELAYAYYKFDEPESAIRELNEFIRTYPKHSALPYAYYLKALATDSINKSWLDSWLSDPARRDMASTQDAYNAYEELLKRFPTSSYSPTARKRLIALRNRLARHEYQVASYYFDRKAYLAAANRAALVIEKYPRSMVNFKALELMKVSYLKLGMQENAENTQAVIDLNLKLLAQDSENPAISQP, from the coding sequence ATGATTCGGTTTTTAATTTTGTGCTATTTTACCCAAAAAATGAACAAGCTGCTGTTATCCCTCATCCTAATCCCGCTTTTATCTCTACAAGGCTGCTCACTCATCCAAAAAGATGAGTCTGAATGGACCGTACAAGAGTTTTATGACCATGCCAAAGAAGCCTTTGATGACCAGCAATGGGATACGGCAACCCAGTATTATGAAAAGCTAAAAGCCTATTTCCCTTATGGCAAATATGCCGAACAATCTTATTTAGAACTGGCTTACGCCTACTACAAGTTTGATGAACCAGAATCTGCCATTCGTGAACTTAACGAGTTTATCAGAACCTATCCAAAACACAGTGCTTTGCCTTATGCCTATTACTTAAAAGCCCTAGCAACCGACTCTATTAACAAAAGCTGGTTAGATTCGTGGCTTTCGGACCCAGCCCGTAGAGATATGGCATCCACTCAAGATGCCTATAATGCCTATGAAGAATTGCTTAAACGCTTCCCGACCAGCAGCTATTCTCCAACTGCCAGAAAACGCTTGATTGCTTTGCGCAACCGCTTAGCACGCCACGAATATCAAGTTGCGTCTTATTACTTTGACCGCAAAGCCTATTTAGCAGCCGCCAATCGTGCAGCCTTAGTCATTGAAAAATATCCACGCTCTATGGTTAATTTTAAAGCACTTGAATTGATGAAAGTTTCCTACCTAAAATTAGGTATGCAGGAAAATGCAGAAAATACCCAAGCGGTCATTGATTTAAACCTGAAATTGCTTGCGCAAGATTCTGAAAATCCAGCGATTTCACAACCCTAA
- the rluD gene encoding 23S rRNA pseudouridine(1911/1915/1917) synthase RluD, which yields MSSQQLQCVIPIDKMGQRLDAALAEQFSDYSRNRVQDWIKAGCVSVDGQIKTKPNVKLLGGERIVLQADIEDEVSSEAQDIELDIVYEDDDILVINKPVGMVVHPGAGNPDGTLLNALLFHYPEVREVPRAGIVHRLDKDTSGLMVVAKTVPAQTHLVDQLQRHDVERVYDAVVIGKMISGGKVDKPIGRHPHDRKKMSVVPEGAGKHAISHYRVLERFREHTLVRVQLETGRTHQIRVHMSHLGFPLVGDPVYGGRLRIPRQMEAEYVDYIKGFNRQALHAGKLSLTHPITQKEMTWRVPMADDMSELIDILREDVEAFANRFEQGDYDEFDYDDGIEWAWVTDADIPNE from the coding sequence TTGAGCAGCCAACAATTACAGTGTGTCATTCCAATCGATAAAATGGGGCAGCGTTTAGATGCGGCTTTGGCCGAGCAGTTTTCAGATTATTCGCGTAATCGGGTCCAAGATTGGATTAAAGCAGGGTGTGTGAGTGTTGATGGTCAAATCAAAACTAAGCCCAATGTAAAGCTGTTAGGCGGTGAACGCATTGTTTTGCAGGCGGACATTGAGGATGAAGTGAGTTCCGAAGCGCAAGATATTGAGTTGGATATCGTTTATGAAGACGATGATATTTTAGTCATTAACAAGCCAGTAGGCATGGTTGTGCATCCTGGAGCGGGTAATCCTGATGGCACCTTATTGAATGCTTTGTTGTTTCATTATCCAGAAGTCAGAGAAGTACCGCGTGCGGGTATCGTGCATCGTTTGGATAAAGATACCTCTGGCTTGATGGTAGTGGCCAAAACGGTTCCTGCCCAAACCCACCTGGTGGATCAGTTGCAGCGCCATGATGTTGAGCGTGTCTATGATGCGGTGGTCATCGGTAAAATGATTTCAGGTGGCAAGGTAGATAAGCCCATCGGTCGCCATCCGCATGATCGCAAAAAAATGTCGGTTGTTCCAGAGGGTGCGGGTAAACACGCGATTTCTCATTATCGCGTGTTAGAGCGTTTTAGAGAACACACGCTAGTACGCGTTCAATTAGAAACAGGTCGTACCCATCAGATTCGTGTCCATATGTCGCATTTGGGTTTTCCCTTAGTGGGTGACCCAGTGTATGGGGGTCGCTTAAGAATCCCACGCCAAATGGAGGCTGAGTATGTTGATTATATTAAAGGCTTTAATCGACAAGCGCTCCATGCCGGTAAACTTTCTTTAACACACCCCATTACCCAAAAAGAAATGACTTGGCGCGTGCCTATGGCTGACGATATGTCGGAGCTGATCGATATTTTGCGTGAAGATGTTGAAGCCTTTGCTAATCGTTTTGAGCAAGGTGATTATGACGAGTTTGATTATGATGATGGTATTGAATGGGCATGGGTAACGGATGCCGATATTCCCAATGAATGA
- the pgeF gene encoding peptidoglycan editing factor PgeF, producing MNDTQSVKWITPDWPAPLSVKSLVTTRQGGESLALFDGFNLALHVGDNPIHVMKNREQLQAQACLPSTPFWLNQQHTIDSVYISGDVLNKTPPIADASWTDLPGLVSVVMTADCLPILVTNHAGSLVCAIHAGWKGLADGIVEKTLKQLPEHPKNLLVWIGPAISQKHFEVGMDVYQAFCDKRQHLEAFFEPILTRPGYFLADLVSILKFILHELGVNDIYGGHLCSYADEALFYSYRRDGKTGRMASLIWLDAAKP from the coding sequence ATGAATGATACACAATCGGTCAAGTGGATTACGCCAGATTGGCCAGCGCCTTTATCGGTTAAGTCATTAGTCACGACTCGACAAGGCGGCGAGAGTTTAGCGCTGTTTGATGGCTTTAATTTAGCGCTGCATGTCGGTGACAACCCTATCCATGTGATGAAAAATCGTGAGCAATTGCAGGCACAAGCCTGTCTTCCCAGCACACCTTTTTGGCTGAATCAGCAGCACACCATAGACAGTGTTTACATTTCTGGTGATGTCTTAAATAAAACCCCGCCCATTGCCGATGCCAGTTGGACAGATTTGCCAGGGTTGGTGAGTGTGGTGATGACCGCGGATTGTTTACCTATATTGGTGACCAATCATGCGGGTTCTTTGGTGTGTGCCATTCATGCTGGTTGGAAAGGCTTGGCTGATGGGATTGTTGAAAAAACGCTAAAACAATTACCGGAGCATCCCAAAAACTTGCTGGTGTGGATAGGCCCAGCCATTAGCCAAAAGCACTTTGAAGTCGGCATGGATGTTTATCAAGCTTTTTGTGACAAGCGCCAGCATTTGGAGGCGTTTTTTGAACCAATTTTAACCAGGCCTGGTTATTTTTTGGCTGATTTGGTATCCATTTTAAAATTTATTCTGCATGAATTAGGGGTAAATGATATTTACGGCGGACATTTATGCAGCTATGCGGATGAGGCTTTGTTTTATTCTTATCGCCGAGATGGAAAAACTGGCCGCATGGCCAGTTTAATATGGTTGGATGCGGCAAAACCTTAA
- the apbC gene encoding iron-sulfur cluster carrier protein ApbC yields the protein MSFLKKLFGNGISEDLQHQIETQLALIVDQNLQQDLMAAKALESLSLKKGILDIHLKMPYPAKSLWPHYEQQITHLLTQIDEIDSITFTWKTEITTRQTQGGTTPFSNIKNIIAVASGKGGVGKSTTSVNLALALQQEGARVGILDADIYGPSIPTMLNIKEKPQTQDGKSMLPLQAYGLQAMSIGALMDSDTPMVWRGPLVTQTLIQLLKETDWQDLDYLIIDLPPGTGDVQLTLAQQIPVTGAVIVTTPQEVSLIDARKGLKMFEKVNIPILGIIENMSTHICSNCGFEEAIFGEHGGQKMAEAYQVNFLGAMPLNGKIRQQADEGKPTVVAEPTSEITLKYKNIAYQVSAEIAKQRRNYSNAFPNIVIQNT from the coding sequence ATGAGTTTTTTAAAAAAATTATTTGGCAATGGCATTTCAGAAGATTTACAACACCAAATCGAAACACAGTTGGCTTTGATTGTTGACCAAAATTTGCAACAAGATTTAATGGCGGCTAAAGCCCTAGAATCCTTATCGCTCAAAAAAGGCATTTTAGACATTCATTTAAAAATGCCCTATCCTGCCAAAAGCTTATGGCCACATTATGAACAACAAATCACGCATCTCCTAACGCAAATTGATGAAATTGACAGTATTACTTTTACTTGGAAAACTGAAATTACCACTCGTCAAACGCAGGGAGGCACCACACCTTTTAGCAATATTAAAAATATCATTGCTGTGGCATCTGGTAAAGGGGGGGTTGGTAAATCAACCACCAGCGTTAACTTGGCTTTGGCTTTACAACAAGAAGGCGCACGAGTTGGCATATTGGATGCAGACATTTACGGCCCGAGCATTCCCACCATGCTCAATATTAAAGAAAAACCTCAAACCCAAGATGGCAAAAGCATGTTGCCATTACAAGCCTATGGCCTGCAAGCCATGTCCATTGGCGCCTTAATGGACAGCGACACACCCATGGTTTGGCGTGGTCCATTAGTGACTCAAACCTTAATCCAATTGCTTAAAGAAACCGACTGGCAAGATTTAGATTATTTAATTATCGACCTACCGCCCGGAACTGGCGATGTGCAATTGACCTTGGCACAGCAAATCCCTGTCACGGGTGCAGTCATCGTGACAACACCTCAAGAAGTTTCGCTGATTGATGCACGCAAGGGCTTGAAAATGTTTGAAAAAGTCAACATTCCGATTTTAGGCATTATTGAAAACATGAGCACCCACATTTGTTCTAATTGCGGATTTGAAGAAGCGATTTTTGGAGAACATGGCGGCCAAAAAATGGCGGAAGCTTATCAGGTAAACTTTTTAGGGGCGATGCCTTTAAATGGCAAAATTCGTCAACAAGCTGATGAAGGAAAACCCACCGTGGTTGCCGAACCCACCAGCGAAATAACCTTAAAGTATAAAAATATTGCTTACCAAGTGAGCGCTGAGATTGCCAAACAACGCCGCAACTACAGCAACGCTTTTCCAAACATTGTGATTCAAAATACCTAA
- the dcd gene encoding dCTP deaminase has protein sequence MKLSDRDIIQHLKIGKIAIDPQPDQNKIKGISVDLRLDNKFRVFNDHTAPYVDLSGPSSEVQKIMDSIMSDEIEVKEGQSFFLHPGELALASTFESVTIPDDLVGWLDGRSSLARLGLMVHVTAHRIDPGWHGQIVLEIFNSGKLPLALKPGMDICAINFETLSSASIKPYNTRKDAKYKNQKGPTASRITEDQQLPSQERQLDLLSQ, from the coding sequence ATGAAACTCAGCGACAGAGATATTATTCAACACCTTAAAATTGGCAAAATTGCCATAGACCCTCAACCTGATCAAAATAAAATCAAGGGCATCAGTGTTGATTTAAGACTGGATAATAAATTCAGAGTTTTTAATGACCATACTGCGCCCTATGTAGACTTAAGCGGTCCTAGTAGTGAAGTCCAAAAAATCATGGACAGCATTATGAGTGATGAAATTGAAGTTAAAGAAGGGCAATCTTTTTTCTTACACCCCGGCGAATTGGCTTTAGCCTCTACTTTTGAATCGGTCACCATTCCTGATGATTTGGTGGGATGGTTAGATGGTCGCTCAAGTTTAGCGCGTTTAGGGTTAATGGTGCATGTTACTGCTCACCGAATTGATCCAGGCTGGCATGGTCAAATCGTGTTAGAAATTTTTAACAGCGGCAAGCTACCCTTGGCACTGAAACCTGGCATGGATATTTGTGCGATTAATTTTGAAACCTTATCCAGTGCATCCATCAAACCTTACAACACCCGTAAAGATGCTAAATACAAAAATCAAAAAGGCCCAACAGCCAGTCGTATTACGGAAGACCAACAGCTTCCTAGCCAAGAAAGACAGCTCGATTTACTCTCGCAATAA